A segment of the Mercurialis annua linkage group LG4, ddMerAnnu1.2, whole genome shotgun sequence genome:
ccTCTATCATGTCAGCTTCATCAATTGGTGCATCAACATCAATGCAAATATCATCTCTGCAATCCATCCTTTTTTGAATTTCCTTCTCTAGACTCCTAAAAGTAATAGTGTAGTTTTCACATCAAATACTTGCTTAACAAAGGATTATAGTGCAATGCTATGACTTTAAAACTGAATATTTTTAAGtactgatttttttataaaacatactTAAGTTTccttcaaatatatatataaattaaatattggctaattataatgttaaattcctttaattattgaattaaaaaaaattacagacttctaattatattataattatgaaagtataggaatataaaaaaaaagtacaaatgtAATAAGTTGACATAAAATTAATCATACTTACCCTGATttcttgatttgaaaccaaacATCAACCTGGCTAGGATGAAGGTCTAATTGCCTTGCTAATGCTAGCTGTTGCCCCTGACAGATATACCTCACATTATGGCATATAGAGAGTAATTGGAGACACAAAAAATTATGAAgggtataaaataaaaaaatcattgttTTTCCATTCCTATTTTTAAGTTTACTAAGTTTAATGTTACTACTTCTTTAGCTTGTACTCACTGGATTTAAGTTGACACAGCTGTGTTGTTTAAAGATACCTTCAAGAATAGTACATTTCTCCTTGGAGATATTGAGCTTCTTCCAAATGGGTTGGCTCTCTTCATCTTTATTTTCTCTTGAACATGCAGTTCCAGTACATACTTCGACTTATGCATTGTTGAAAATGCTAATTTCTACCCCCTTGCTCATTCCAGTTGCTAAACCTGGTACATACATCAATATAGGATTATCTCCATCAGGTTCAACTCCTAATAGCCCATTTCCAATGAAAAATATCTGAAACAgttgacaaaaacaaatttcTGATAAGGAATTTAAATTTGTAGAATAAATCTAACTTACCACAGTCGTTGCTTTTTGTTACTTCACTTGGAGGTTGATTGCCATTAATATCTTGTCTGTGTTCATGACCTGTTGGCGCATAATCTTTGGCAGACTTTGTCCACCTTTTTAGTCTGTACTGAACTGGTATATGAAAGATATTTTTTGCATCCAGGACCTTCAATGCATGCATGCATAAAACGCCATCTGATTCATATTTCCTACAACTACACGTAACATTAGAATCCACACGATCGAATTCCACAATACTCCCTTTTTGCCCTTCCACTGCCACCTTGAATGTAGCAGTCCACCCATCACAACTGATTTCTTCTACTGTCAGTAGAAAACACTTTAGTAGCTCTCTTTGGAAAAGTTTAAAAACTGCAGAAGTATATATTCTGGCTGCTTGTTTCTCGACCAAACTATCATTCAAGAATATCTTCGGAGCTTTTTCCTTACAGTAAAAATCTTCATAAGATTCTTTCCTGCGTTGTCGATCCGCTGCATTTAGATACTGTTGCACATACGTTAGTAGATTGCTATTCTCACTAATCTTTTGAAAAATACCATTGATGTTGACACTGTCTGGGATGCCAGCACGGAAAGTATTCTTACTGAATAATGGAGCCCATTTTTCCCGGGATTTGTATAGAGTATTGAGCCAAGAGTTGTTGTGAAGGTTGAATTTTTGCAACAGCGAAATCCACCTTAAGTTAAATTCTTCCTCTGTTTGACAGCCAGAGATCCATTCATTGAAGAGGCTCTCAAAACCATTTTGTGCATAGGATTTGGATAAGTACTTTGTTGAATTTCGGAGGATATGCCACAAACCAAATTGATGCTTTGCCTCTGGAAAAACCTTTTCTACTGCAACAGCCGTTGCTTGATTCAAATCGGTGAAAATTGTTTTCGGTTGACGTCCACCCATTGCATCCTTAAATGTTTCATCCAACCATATGAGTGAATCAATGCTTTCGTCGAGCAAGAAAGCACAACCAAATAAGACATACTGCCGGTGATGATTTAGCCCCATAAAAGGTGCACAAATCATTCCATGGTTGTCCATCTTAAATGTTGTGTCGAAAATGAGAACATCACCAAAGTGGTCGTAATCTATCTTGGACTTGCCATCCCTCCAGAAACAATTTTTGATGCGATCATTAGCATCAAGTTGAACTGCATAGAAAAATGATGGATCCATCTTCTGCATGTATCTTAGATAATTAACCAAGGTTTGAGCATCCACATACTCATCAATCAAATGTCAATAGAATATCTATTGTTGATTCCTTAATTAGTGCTATATGTATATTCTCATAAATAGATAGGAGATTTAGCTTACCATATGCTGCTCCCTTAAATTACTCCATGTATATTAGATAACCATATTTAGCTTCCTAGAATCACTCTATGTAATTATCATTTATAGCTCATGTTTCCTTGTATATTTGACATTGACTTTAGTGTCTATATAATGAAAAGACTTCTCACTTGAGAAGACAAGTTGAATCATTCTGTTATGGTATCAAAGCCATAgtcactaaaaaaaaaaaaaaaaaaatctcagcCATAGTCTTTTCAATCATAGCCGTAGTAATCATGGagaaaatagataatttttgtGTCAAATTCACTGGAAAAAATTACGCTGCTTGGGAGTTTCAATTGGAGACGTTTATCAAAGGCAAGGAGCTGTGGGAGCATATAGATGGCAGCAGCAAAGAGGGTTCTTCTTGGGCTGCCAAAGATAATCAAATAATGTCTTGGATTATTGGTTCTATGGAACCACATCTGATTCTTTCTTTGCGTCCTCATAGGACTGCAAAGGCTATGTGGGACTTTCTCAAGCAAGTCTATAACCAGGACAACAATGCTAGGCGATTTCAGCTCGAGTTAACCATCGCTAACTACACTCAAGGAGATCTATCGGTTCAAGACTATTATTCTGGTTTTCTGACTTTGTGGAATGATTATTCAGACCTTGTTACAGCCAAGGTCTCCGGAGAAGGATTGATGGCTGTGCAAGACGTACACAAAACCAGCCAAAGAGATCAATTTTTAATGAAGTTGAGGCCTGAATTTGAATCTGCTCGTGCCTCTCTAATAAACAGAAATCCTGTTCCAACTTTGGAAATCTGTTTTGGAGAACTCTTGCGTGAGGAACAGCGTATCAATACTCAAAATTGTATGGAGCAGGCTCGTCTTGCTTCTAATAGTGTCTCAGTTGCCTATGCTGCCCATATTAAGGGGAGGGGTCGTGACATGAGTACTACACAATGCTATAGCTTTAAGAAATATGGTCATATTGCCCCTCACTGCCAACAAAAATTTTGTAACTATTGCAAGCAGTCTGGGCACATTATTAAGGAATGTCCTACACGTCCTTCACGCTCCAACAAGGCCTATCATGTTGATGTTCTTTCTGGTGCTTCTCAGCCTATTATTTCTGCTTCTACTGCTGCAACTCCTGCCCTAGTACCTACTCTAACTCGAGAGTCGGTGCAAGAAATGATTGTGAGTGCATTTTCTGCACTTGGTCTTCAAGGTACTCGTTCTTTATCTACTCCTTGGCTTTTAGACTCGGGTGCATCCAATCATATGACTAATTCTCTTGATGGGTTAAGTAATATCAGAGATTATTGTGGCTCCTCGCATATTCAAACAGCCAATGGTAGTGATCTACCAATTGTGGCAGTTGGTGATGTATCTTCTTCCTTTAGTGATGTTTTTGTATCACCTAATCTTGCTGTAAATTTAGTATCAGTTGGACAACTTGTGGAACAAAATTGTGATGTCCACTTTACTCGTACTGGT
Coding sequences within it:
- the LOC126678536 gene encoding probable calcium-binding protein CML36 translates to MKRANPFGRSSISPRRNVLFLKGQQLALARQLDLHPSQVDVWFQIKKSGSLEKEIQKRMDCRDDICIDVDAPIDEADMIEAFKYFDRNGDGKITGQNLLESFKTLGEENRTLEECQSMIAALDKNGNGFMSFEDFSHMLLMEDN
- the LOC126676694 gene encoding protein FAR-RED IMPAIRED RESPONSE 1-like, producing the protein MQKMDPSFFYAVQLDANDRIKNCFWRDGKSKIDYDHFGDVLIFDTTFKMDNHGMICAPFMGLNHHRQYVLFGCAFLLDESIDSLIWLDETFKDAMGGRQPKTIFTDLNQATAVAVEKVFPEAKHQFGLWHILRNSTKYLSKSYAQNGFESLFNEWISGCQTEEEFNLRWISLLQKFNLHNNSWLNTLYKSREKWAPLFSKNTFRAGIPDSVNINGIFQKISENSNLLTYVQQYLNAADRQRRKESYEDFYCKEKAPKIFLNDSLVEKQAARIYTSAVFKLFQRELLKCFLLTVEEISCDGWTATFKVAVEGQKGSIVEFDRVDSNVTCSCRKYESDGVLCMHALKVLDAKNIFHIPVQYRLKRWTKSAKDYAPTGHEHRQDINGNQPPSEVTKSNDCGLATGMSKGVEISIFNNA